A window of the Halichoerus grypus chromosome 2, mHalGry1.hap1.1, whole genome shotgun sequence genome harbors these coding sequences:
- the PGGT1B gene encoding geranylgeranyl transferase type-1 subunit beta isoform X1, translated as MVAAKKTKKSLESINSRLQLVMKSGKYVLGYKQTLKMIRHGRAKLVILANNCPALRKSEIEYCAMLARTGAHHYSGNNTELGTACGNTTEYAHWLSLIQVILISLEACQNRLVKRSNLNRCGFRGSSYLGIPFNPSKNPGTAHPYDSGHIAMTYTGLSCLVILGDDLSRVNKEACLAGLRALQLEDGSFCAVPEGSENDMRFVYCASCICYMLNNWSGMDMKKAINYIRRSMSYDNGLAQGAGLESHGGSTFCGIASLCLMGKLEEVFSEKELNRIKRWCIMRQQNGYHGRPNKPVDTCYSFWVGATLKLLKIFQYTNFEKNRNYILSTQDRLVGGFAKWPDSHPDALHAYFGICGLSLMEESGICKVHPALNVSTRTSERLRDLHQSWKTKDSKQCPENVHIST; from the exons ATGGTGGCCGCAAAGAAGACGAAAAAGTCGCTGGAGTCGATCAACTCCAGGCTCCAGCTTGTTATGAAAAGTGGAAAGTACGTGCTGGGGtacaagcagactctgaaaatGATCAGACATGGCAGAGCGAAACTGGTTATCCTCGCCAACAACTGCCCAGCCTTGAGGAAATCTGAAATAGAATACTGTGCCATGTTGGCCAGAACTGGTGCCCATCACTACAGTGGCAATAATACTGAATTGGGCACAGCGTGTGGAAATACTACAGAGTACGCACACTGGCTATCACtgatccaggtgattctgatatcaCTCGAAGCGTGCCAGAACAGACTGGTGAAAA gaTCAAATCTAAACCGCTGTGGTTTCCGAGGCTCTTCATACCTGGGTATTCCATTCAATCCATCAAAG AATCCTGGAACAGCTCATCCTTACGATAGTGGCCACATAGCAATGACCTACACTGGCCTTTCATGCTTAGTTATTCTTGGAGATGACCTAAGCCGAGTCAATAAGGAAGCTTGCTTAGCAGGCTTGAGAGCCCTTCAGCTGGAAGATGGAAG CTTCTGTGCAGTCCCTGAAGGCAGTGAAAATGATATGCGATTTGTATACTGTGCTTCCTGTATTTGCTACATGCTCAACAACTGGTCGGGCATGGATATGAAAAAGGCCATCAATTATATTAGAAGAAGTATG tcctaTGACAATGGGCTGGCACAGGGAGCTGGACTTGAATCTCATG GAGGATCAACTTTTTGTGGCATCGCGTCACTGTGTCTGATGGGTAAACTAGAAGAagttttttcagaaaaagaattgAACCGGATAAAAAGGTGGTGTATAATGAGGCAACAAAATGGTTACCATGGAAGACCTAATAAGCCCGTAGACACCTGTTACTCTTTTTGGGTAGGAGCAACTCTAAAg CTTCTGAAAATTTTTCAATACACCAactttgagaaaaatagaaattacatCTTATCAACTCAAGATCGCCTAGTAGGGGGATTTGCCAAGTGGCCAGATAGTCATccag ATGCTTTGCATGCATACTTTGGGATCTGTGGCCTGTCACTAATGGAGGAAAGTGGAATTTGTAAAGTTCATCCTGCCCTGAATGTAAGCACACGGACTTCTGAACGCCTTCGAGATCTCCATCAGAGCTGGAAAACCAAGGACTCTAAACAGTGCCCAGAGAATGTGCACATCTCCAcatga